Sequence from the Microbacterium sp. AZCO genome:
GTAGTAGGAGGAGTACGGGGTGGGCAGCCAGATCAGGATGGCTCCCGCGAGGAGGATCAGCACCCACGTGATCATGCTCGCGAGGGCGAACCACGCCGGCCGCCGTGGGGCGAGCCGCGCGTCGAGGAGAGCCGCACCGGCGAACGCCGCGAGCAGCAGGATCGTGAGGAAGGCGCGCCCGACGATGTCGTTGTCGGTGCCCACGAGCACCCACACGACGCAGACGACGGCGGCCACGACGAGCGCGGCGATGGCCACCCACAGCGCGACGCGGATGAGGGTCGAATCGGATGCGGCGCGCTGCGGACGCTCGGGCACGGTCATCGTGGTCCCCACTCTCTGCGGGCCCCCGCCCGCACGCCCATCCTGGCACGCGGCACCACCCGCCCGACAGGAGCGTCGGATAGCGCCTAACCGCGGCGAGAAATGAGAAAAGCCCCGGTGAGGGGGCTTTTCTCAATTTGTGGCGAGTGAGGGATTCGAACCCCCGAAGTCTAAGACGGCTGATTTACAGTCAGATCCCTTTGGCCGCTTGGGTAACTCGCCAGTGCGCACCCGCCCGGCTTGTACAGTCGACCGGAGACGCGATTATCGATCTTACCCTCGATCAGCGGTGGTCAGAAATCGACGGCTCCGCGGGGCGGGTCACGTCCCGATCCGGTCGAGATCGATCCCCTCGACCGACGATGGCAGCCTCAGCAGCGCGCCCTCGAAGCGGCAGGTCGCGGCGGCGACGTCCATCGCGTGCTCGAGGAGCGCGCCCCAGGCGTCGGCGTCGCTCGGGGGGTTCTCGATGAGCCCTGCGACGGTCGTCGCGAACGCGGCATCCCCTCCCCCCATCGTGTCGACGATGCGGCCCGGAAGCGACGAGATCGGCCGGGTGACGACGTCGGGGCCCGCCTCGATCGCGGCGCCGGCGGAACCCTGCGTCGCGAGGACGGCCTCGACGCCCAGGTCGACGAGCCTCGCGCGCAGCGCGTCGAGAGGCTCCCCGTAGAGAAGGGTCGCGTCGTCCTCGCCCACCTTCACGAGCGCCGCGCCGGCGGCGAGCGACTCGAAGCCGCGGAGGAACTCCGCCCGGTCGCTCATCATCCCCGAGCGGGGGTTCGGGTCGATCGCGAGCCGGGTTCCGGCATCCCGAACCGCCTCGGCGAACTCGAGCGTCTGCGCGACGTCGTCGAAGGGGAAGCAGCTCACCACGGCGAAGGGCGCGTCGGCGAGCGCCGTGCGCTCCGCCTCTCCGAACCGCACGCGGCGCTTCTGGGCAGCCTCATTGAAGACGTACGTCGGCTCGCCGCCACCCGTGCGGGTGCTGACGGCGCGTGACGATCCGTGCAGCGACGGCGTCTCGATCAGGTCGACCCCGAAGTCGCGGAGGTAGGAGCGGATGTGGTCGCCCGCCTCGTCGTCGCCCACCATCGCGATGAGCGTGGCCGGCACGCCGAGCCGGCTGAGCCCCACCGCGACGTTGAGCGCGGCGCCGCCGACGAATTCGCGCACGCCCGTGTCGTCGCGGAGCTCGTCGATGAGGGCGTCGCCGACCACGACGACACGGCCGGTCACGCGGCGACTCCCTCGAGGACGCGGCCGACGAAGGCCTCGGTGCGGCGCCTCGTGCCGTCGATCTTGAGGTCGACCGAGCCGCGCACCTCGCTCGGCGCGAGCGGCGCGGCGAGGCGCACGTTCTCATGGCACGACAGGTCGCGGCAGATGTACGTGCCCACGCTGTCGCCGTGATGACCGCTCGCGCCGGCCTTGCGCGCCGTGAACAGGGTCACCTGGTCGGCGGGCTGCATCGTGTGGCACAGATTGCACATGGCCGACCGCGCGCGGGGATTGCCCTCGGCGGCGCGCAGGACGATGCCCGTCGGCTCACCCTCGACCTCGGCGATGAGATAGCCGCGCCCCCGCGTGCGCGGGTCCCGCCACGCGAAGAAGTCGAGGTGATCCCAGTCCGTCAACAGGAAATCGGGCGGCAGCGCGACCAGCTTCAGGTCGTCGGGGCCGGCATTCACGAATGTCGCACGGACATCGTCCTCGGTCAGTGGCCGCATGGATCCTCCTCGCCGTGGGCGGTCCCCAGTCTACGAAACGCCCCGCCGAGGGGAAGAGGATGGATGCCGGCTCCCGCCGCACGACGTCATGTCACCGCCAGTCGAGCCGGGCCGCGACGGCATCCGCCGCGCGAGAGGGGAAGTCGGGCCAGCCCGGCTCGAGTTCCGCCCGCGCGAGGTCGAAGAGCGCCCGCGCGGCATCCTCGACCGGCTGCGCGACCGCCTCGGCGATCCGCGCCGACCACTCCGGGAAGTCCTGCTCGAACCGCCGCATCGGATCGATCGTGTCGCGCGCGCTCGTCGACACGTCCGCGTGGCGGCCGCGCACGACCCGCACGAGCAGCCGCACGGCCCAGCCGCGAACGAAGTCGCCGCCGTTGAGCACTTCGCCCCGGCGAGCACGGCCCGTGCCGATCAGCAGCTTCACGAGCACGAGCTTCATGTCGGTGACGGGGTCGAAGGTGTCGGCCGCCGCCGCGCGGGCGCGCGACTCGTCGAGGAGCCGACCGACCGTGCGGTGCTCGTCGTCGACCGCGACCGTCGCGGCCTCGGCGAGCGCGCCGTCGAGTTCGGCGGCATCCGAGAACGCGAACTCGAAGACGTGGCCGTCGTCGTAGACGGCGACGAAGCCGATCTCGCCCTCGCGTGCCGTGAGCACGATGCGATCCGGGTCGGGCAGCCACGACAGGTCGGGGCGCAGCATCCGCCCCTCCCCTTCGCGGGTGATCGCGAAGAAGTCGTGATCCGACCACTCGTCGCGCCGCGCAGCGGCCTCGTCCGAGGCCGAGCCGAGCAGCACGATCCCGGCGAACTCCGGCCGACTGCGCACGCCTTCTGCGAGGCCTCTGCTGAGATCTTCGAAACGCTCCGGGGTCGCCATCTGTCCTCCTGGGGTGAGGAAGGGGGATGCCGCGGCCCGCGGCATCCCCCTTCCGTGGTGTGCTTCAGCCCTTGGTCGCGCCCGCGGTGAGTCCGCCGACGATGTACTTCTGCAGGAGCAGGAACACGATGACGACGGGGATCGCGGCCATCACGGCACCCGCGGAGAACGCCGACCAGTCCGCGTAGCGCGGGTTGGAGACGAGCTTCGTGAGACCGACGACGAGCGTCTGCTTCTCCGGATCGATCAGCAGCACGCTCGCGATCATGTACTCGTTGATCAGGCCGATGAACGAGAGCAGGCCGACGACCGCGAGGATCGGCGCGACGAGACGCAGGATGATCGTGAAGAAGATGCGCGCGTGCCCGGCCCCGTCGATCTTCGCCGCCTCGTCGAGCTCGCGCGGGATCGTGTTGAAGAACCCGTACATGAGGTACGTGTTCACGCCGAGGGCGCCCCCGAGATAGATGAGGATCAGACCGCTCAGCGTGTTCAGTCCGATCGCGGGGAACCAGTCGCTGATCGCGCTGAACATGAGGAAGATCGCGACAACGGCGAGCATCTGCGGGAACATCTGCACGACCACGATCGTGATGAGGCCCACGCGGCGGCCGCTGAACCGCATGCGCGAGAACGCGTAGGCGGCGAGGGCGCCGATGAACACCATCGAGAACCCGGTGACGAGCGCGACGATCATCGTGTTGAGGAACCACTGCGCGTAAGGCACCTGCGGGTTCGTCAGCATGCGCACGTAGCTCTCGAGGCTGATCGACGAGAAGAGCTGATTGCTGCCGGTCAGCGTGCCGTTGGCGTTGAGCGAGGCCGACAGCACGTACACGAGCGGGAAGATCGCGAAGATCGACCCCACGATCGCCACGACGTGGCGCCAGCCCGTGTCGCGGAACCACTTTCCGAACCGGCGACGGCGGGCGGGCTTCACGACCTTCGGCGACGGCGCCATGCCGCCGACTGAGGTCTCGAACTGCTCGGCGGCGCTGCCGCCGGCGATCGCGGCCGACGCCTTCCGGGTGACGGTCTTGTCCGGGTGGGCGAGGCGGTTCTGGGATTCGGACATGTCAGCTCAGCTCCTCGAGCGCCTTGGTCCTGCGGAAACTGATGATGGCGATGACGGCCACGACGATGAAGATCAGGATCGTGAACGCCGACGCGAGTCCGTAGTCCCGGTTCTGCCCCGTGAAGGCCACCTTGTAGACCATCGAGATCAGGAGATCCGTATGGCCGACGGGGATCGTCGCGTCCTCGAACCTCGGCCCGCCGCCGGTGAGCATGTAGATGAGGTTGAAGTTGTTGAAGTTGAACGCGAACGACGCGATGAGGATCGGCGCCACCGTCACAAGCAGCAGCGGCAGCTTGATGCGGCGGAAGATCTGCCACGGGCTGGCGCCGTCCATGACGCCGGCCTCATTGACCTCTTCGGGGATGCCCTGCAGCGCGCCCATGCACACGAGGAACATGTAGGGGAAGCCGAGCCACAGGTTGACCAGGAGAACCGAGAACTTGGCCATCCACGGGTCGGTGAGCCACGGGATCTCGGCCCCGCCCAGCAGCACCTGGTTGATGAAGCCGAAGCTCTTGTTCATCATGCCGGCCCACACGAGCGCACCGAGGAACGCCGGGAACGCGTACGGGAGGATCAGCATGATCCTGTAGCCGTTCTTGAAGCGCATGCGCTTGTTCTGGAACAGCATCGCCAGGAGCAGCCCGAGGAAGAACGTCGAGGCGACCGAGACGATCGCGAACACGAAGGTCCACAGCGTGACCGCGATGAGCGGACCGCGGATGGATGCGTCGGTGATCGCTCGCACGAAGTTGTCGAAGCCCACGAAGACCTGCCAGCCCGGCAGCAGCTGCTCGCCGGACTCCGAGGTGAACGCGCCCTCGCCGGTGTCGGTGTACACCGTCCCCGTGGCGGTGTCGGTCATCGTGTCGGCGTCGGCGTCGTACACGAGCGTCGAGGTGTAGAGGTAGCCCTTCTGGCCGTCCTGGGTGCGGATCGCACCGTCGTTGGGATCGCTGCTGTAGGGCACGGCGAGCTGCTCGACCTCGGTGCTGCGTCCGAGCACCTCTGCGAAGGTCAGGCTGGTCCAGCCGTCCACGGCGACGGCCTTGCCGCCCTCCATCGTGGCGTCCACCGGTTCGAGAGGCTTCTGGTTCGTGCCGAGGGATGCCTCGCCGTCGGTCGGGTCGGTGACGAGGAGGCCCAGTTCGCCGACGCGCTCGACGACGGTCACCTCGAACGTCGGGGAATCCTCGACCCGCACGAGCGAGGACCGCATGAGCGATGCGATCGCCTGGTCCTTCGTGCCGTTGTGGCCCGTGCCGTAGTTGGTGAAGCCGATGTAGGCGGTGTAGGTGAGGGTGAAGATCTGGAAGACGACGAGCAGGATGATGCCCGGCGTCAGGTATTTCGCCGGGATCGCGCGGCGCGAGAAGTAGATCCAGTTGACGAGGATCGTGACCGCGGTCACCAGGGTCAGCACGAGCCACTCGTTGTGCAGGAAGAGCACGAAGACGGCGTACAGCGCGACGGCGTCGACGATCGCGAGCAGCGCGATCTTCAGCGCCACCCAGCGCAGCCTGCCGCCGGCGGCGTCCGCGATCCGCGCGGCGCTGCGCTGACGGGGGGTCGGCGTCTTCTCGGCCGTCTCGGCCTGGAGGGTGTCGGTCATGGAACGTCCTCGAAGTCGGGACCGGGACGGATGCCGCGGCATCCGTCCCGGTCGCCTGTCACGGTTGGGAACCGCTGTCTTACTTGATGGCCGCGCTCACGTCGTCGACGAGCTTCTGCCAGGTGGTGGTGGGGTCGGCGCCGTTGATGATGGCGGCCTCCGCGATGCCCCAGTACTGCCAGACCGAGCCCATGGCCGGGATCGCCGGCATCGGGACGGCGTCGGCGCCGACGGCCTGGAAGCCGGCGATGATCGGGTCGCTCGCGGCGGTGTCGGCAGCGGCGGTGAGGGCGGGCAGCACGTTGCCGGCCTTGAAGAGGTCGAGCTGGACGTCCTCGGTGCCGATGTAGTTGACGAGGAAGTCGTTCGCCGCCACCTTGTTGTCCGACTCCGAGCTCACGAAGAAGCCCTTGACGCCCGCGAAGGGCTGCGCGGGTGCGCTGGTCGGGCTGGGGATCGGGTCGATCGCGACGTTGATGCCGGCGTCGGTCGCCGCGCTGACGTTCCACGGGCCGGTCAGCCAGAAGGCCGCCTCGCCGGAGAGGAACTTGGTCTTGGCGATGTCACCGTCGATGTCGGTGTTGAAGTTGCCCGCGGCACCCTGCGCGCCGAGCCAGTTCGCGAACTCGAAGCCGCCCGGGTCGCCCATCTGCAGGTCGGTCGGGTCGTAGTTGCCCTCGGCGTCGGTGCCGAACACGGGAGCGCCGAACGCCGTCTGGAAGGGGTACAGGTGGTACGGGTTGCCCTCGGTGCCCTGCTCGACCACGAACGGCGTGGCGAGGCCGGCGGCCTGGCCCTTGCTGATCATGTCGTCGAAGCTCGTCGCCGGCTCGGCGATGATGTCGGCGTTGCGGAGGATCGCGATGTTCTCGACCGCGTAGGGGAGCATGTAGACCGTGCCGTCGTAGGTCGAGGCCTGGAGGGCGACCGGGAGGTAGCCGGAGGCGCTGTCGCCGAGCTCGATGGGGGCGACGACACCGTTGGTCGAGAGCTCGCCGAGCCAGTCGTGAGCGCCCATGACGACGTCGGGGCCCTTGCCCGTCGGCGCCTGCTGGATGAAGTCGTCCTTGATCTTGCTGACGTCCTTGCCGACGAGGTCGACCTTCACGCCGGTCTTCTCGGTGTACGCGTCTGCGGCGCCCTTGAGCGCGTCGACGCGCTCGGAGTCGACCCACACGGTCAGCGTCGACGAGCTGGAGTCCGTCGCCTTGGGGTCGGATGCCGTGCCCGCGCAGCCGGCCAGGCCCACCGTCACGGCGACGACGCCGCCGAGTGCGAGCCAGCTCTTCTTGTTCACCTTCATCGGTGCATGCCTCTCTGGAGTGCTGGGAGTGAGTCGGCCGCTCTGCCGAATCGCGGCGTCGCGGGGTGAGGACTCGATGCTTGCTCGGAATGCAAGCGCTTACATTGTTATCACGCGATCGCGATCGGTCAAGTACAAGAGGCCGCATTCGATATGCGTTCGTGATCTGCCGCATCCTCCGCAAGCGCTTCCAATCGGAGGTTTTTGCAAGCGTTTGCAGTTCGCCGGCGCGGGATGCGGTCCGGGATGCCGCGACGACACTCCGCGGCGGACTCGGGATGCCGTCCGGATGCCGCGAGGAGACTCCCCGGCGGACTCGGGATGCGCTCCGGGATGCCGCGACTAGACTCCCCGCATGGCTGATTCCTCGTTCGACATCGTCTCCAAGATCGACCGTCAGGAGGCCGACAACGCTCTGAACCAGGCCCGCAAGGAGGTCGAGCAGCGCTACGACTTCAAGGGCACGGATGCATCCATCGAGTGGAGCGGCGAGCAGATCCTCATCAAGGCCAACAGCGAGGAGAGGGCGAAGGCCGTGCTCGACGTCTTCCAGTCGAAGCTCATCAAGCGCGGCATCTCCCTGAAGTCGCTCGACTCCGGCGAGCCCGTCGCCAGCGGCAAGGAGTATCGCATCACGTCCTCGCTCAAGGAGGGCATCTCGCAGGAGAACGCGAAGAAGATCGGCAAGATCATCCGCGACGAGGGGCCCAAGTCCGTCAAGTCGCAGATCCAGGGCGACGAGCTGCGCGTGCAGTCGAAGAGCCGCGACGACCTCCAGGAGGTCCAGCGCCTGCTGAAGGCGGCCGACCTCGACGTCGATCTGCAGTTCGTCAACTACCGCTGACTCGGGTGCGCCGGCGGGGAGCTCCTCGGCCGGCGGGCCCGCGGTCCGTGCTGCGGTCAGTGAACCGGCATCCCTCCGGTGACGGCGATCGTCTCGCCGACCACATAGCTGGCTTCCTGCGAGGCGAGGAACACGAAGGCCGGAGCGAGCTCGACCGGCTGCCCGGCGCGTCCCATCGGCGTCTGAGCTCCGAACTCCTCGATCTTCTCGTTCGGGACGAACGCCGGCTGCAGAGGCGTCCATACCGGCCCCGGTGCGACGCCGTTCACGCGGATGCCGCGCTCGATCAGCTGCTGGCCCATCGCGCGGACCCAGTTGGCGATACCGGCTTTCGACACGGCGTACTCCGCCAGCGACGGGGACGGATGGAAACCCTGGACGCTCGAGGTGGCGATGATGGCGGCGCCCGGCTCGAGGTGGGGTGAGGCCGCCTTCGTGAGCCAGAAGAGCGGGTAGATGTTCGCCTCGAGGACGTGGTCGAGCGTCTTCGTCTCGAAGTCGTCGATGCTGTCGACCGTCGGCATGGTCCCGGCGTTGATGACCAGGATGTCGAGGCCCCCCAGCTCGTCCACCGCCTGCGTCACGACCTGCTCGTCGACGGACTCCTCCTGGAGATCGCCCGGCAGCAGCACTGCCGTGCGGCCTTCGGCGCGGATCAGCTCGGCCACCTCCTCTGCCTGCTCCTGCTCGACGGGGAGGTAACTCAGCGCGACGTCCGCGCCCTCGCGCGCGAACGCGATCGCAACCGCACGGCCGATGCCCGAATCGGCGCCGGTGATGAGCGCTTTGCGTCCGGGCAGCCGTCCTTTGCCGATGTAGCTCTTCTCGCCGTGATCCGGCGCAGGATCCATCTTGCGGATGTCGCCGGGGCCCTCCTGCTGCTGCGGCGGGAAGGGCGGTCGCGGGTACTGGCTCGTCGGGTCCTGGGCGGTGTACATGTCGGTCATGCCCAGACGATAAGCCGCGACCCCGGCCTGCCGTTTGGGGGTTGCGTCGAGCGGTCCTGAGGCATATTCGGTGTCACCGATCCCTCGAGCTTCTGTGCCGGCGTGGCGGAAAGGCGCCCGTCGCGCAACCCCTGCCCGCCGCCGAGGCGGGCGCCCTACCGTGGCAAAGGTGAGCAGCTCTGGCGATCAGACCCACGGAGCCGTGCCCCCGCTGCGCTCGTATGCACCGATCGGCGACGGGCGCACCGTGGCGCTGATCGGACTGCGAGGGCAGGTCGACTGGATGCCGATCCCCGACCTCGACTCCCTGCCCGTGTTCGCGCGACTGCTCGACGACGAGACCGGTGGATGCATCGAGCTCGCGCCCGTGGAGGAGTTCACGGTCAAGCGACGCTATGTCGCGGAGACCAACGTGCTGCGCACGACGTTCACGACCGCCCGCGGCACGGCCACCGTCACAGACGCCCTGGTCACGGGCATCGCGGGACGACTTCCCTGGGCCGAGCTGGCGCGACGCATCGACGGGGTGAGCGGCGATGTCACCTTCGCCTGGCGGGTCGCACCCGGCACCGCGCTGGGCACGGCGTCACCGTGGATCGAGCGCACGGAGCGGGGCCCGATCATCCGCACCGGCGACACCACGATCGCCGTCACGGGGAGCGATCACGGGCCGCGCGCCCGGCGCTCCGATGCGCCGGCAGCCGTCGAGCTCGCGGGGAGATTCACGACCTCCGCGGATTCGCGTCACCTGCTGATCGTCGTGGCGACCCACGACGAGCCGCTGCACATCCCGGTGGCGGAGAACGTGGACAGGAGCATCGATCGCACGATCGCCGGGTGGCGCACGTGGTCGCGCGAATTCGCCTATGAGGGGCCGTGGAGCTCCGCGGTGCAGCGCAGCGCCCTCGCGCTGAAGCTGCTCATCTTCAGCCCGACGGGTGCCATCGCCGCCGCGGCCACGACGTCGCTTCCCGAGAGCCCGCGCGGCGGCAAGAACTGGGACTACCGCTTCGCCTGGATCCGCGACCTGGCCTACACCGCCCACGCGCTCGTCGGCTTCGGACTGCGCGAAGAGACGCACGCCGCCATCTCCTGGCTCGTGCGCACGATCCGTGAGAACGGGCCGGAGCTCCACGTGTTCTACGGGCTGGACGGAAGCGTCCCCGCCGGTGTGCACGAATACGACGCTCCGGGATGGAACCTGATCCGACCCGTCGTGACCGGCAATCCCGCCCAAGGCCAGCTGCAGCTCGGCGTGTACAGCGACCTGTTCGCGATCTGTCGCACGTACGTCGACGCCGGCAACGTGCTCGACGTCGCGACCGCGCGGATGCTCACGCAGGTCGCCGACCGCGTGTGCGACGTGTGGCGCAACCCCGATTCCGGAATGTGGGAGCTGGCGGAGCAGCGGCACTACACCTCGTCGAGGATGGGATGCTGGCAGGCGCTGCGAGACGCCGTCCATCTCGCCCACGCCGGCCAGCTGGACGGGAGCGCCGAGCGATGGGGCGCCGAGCAGGCGCGCATCGCGGACTGGATCCACCAGAACTGCTGGTCTGCTGACCGGCGGAGCTATGTCATGCATCCCGGCACCGATGATCTCGACGCCTCGGTGCTGCTGCATGCCATGAGCGGCTTCGATCGCGGCGAGCGGATGTCGCAGACGATCGACGCTCTGACGACGGAACTCGGTTCGGGGGCGCACCTGTTCCGGTACTCGGGGGTCAAGCGCGAGGAGTTCCCCTTCGTCGCGTGCAGCTTCTGGCGCGTCGCCGCCCTCGCGTGTGTCGGACGTGGCGACGAAGCCCGCACGCTGATGGACGCGCTCGTCGCGGACGCCAATGACGTGGGCATCCTCGCCGAGATGATCGACCCGGCGACCGGAGACTTCTGGGGCAACCTCCCGCAGGCGCTGAGCCACCTCGCCCTCATCACCGCTGCGCTCGCCGTCCGCGACCTCACGGAGCGGGAGGAATGACTCGGGCTCGGCATCCCGAACCGGATCGTCACCGGCGGTGACCTGGGGACCGTCTGAGCGCATCCCGCTCATCGTCGTCGGCTGCCGCCGGGCGCGGCCCCGCCGCACGAACCATCGCTAGCCTGAATCCGTGCGATTCGGAACCTTCATTCCCCAGGGCTGGCGATTCGATCTCGTGGGCATCGATCCCGCGGAGCACTGGGCGGTGATGAACGGGCTCGCCGAGCGCGCCGACGCCGGGCCATGGGAGTCGCTGTGGGTGTACGACCACTTCCACACGACGCCGGTTCCCAGCGACCAGGCGACGCACGAGGCGTGGACGCTCATGGCGGCCTTCGCCGCGTCGACCAGCCGCATCCGCCTCGGCCAGATGTGCACGTGCATGGGGTACCGCAATCCCGCCTACCTCGCCAAGGTGGCCGCGACCGTCGACATCATCTCGGGCGGCCGCGCCGAGATGGGCATCGGCGGCGGCTGGTACGAGCACGAGTGGCGGGCCTACGGCTACGGATTCCCCGAGATCCCGCAGCGACTCCGGATGCTGCGCGAGGGCGTCGACATCATGCATCAGGCGTGGACAACCGGGAGCGCCACACTCGACGGCCGGCACTACCAGGTCGACGGCGCGATCGTCCGTCCGCTCCCGCTGCAGGAGGGCGGCATCCCGCTCTGGATCGCCGGAGGTGGCGAGAAGGTGACGCTCAAGATCGCCGCCCAATACGCGTCGTACACGAACTTCGCGGGCTCGCTCGACGACATCGACCGCAAGAGCGCCGTCCTGAGGGGCCACTGCGACGCGATCGGACGGGACTTCGCCGAGATCACGAGGTCGTCCAACTTCAACACGATCGTGGGAACGACGGAGGCGGAGGCGCGCGAGCGGCTCGCCATCGTGAAAGAGCGCCTCGTGCCGCACGTCGGCCACGAGCGCGCCGACCACATCGAGCGCGACTACCTGGACTCCCCCGCGTTCGGGTCGACGGAGCAGGTCGCCGAGCGGCTCGCGGAGCGCCGGCGGCATGGCATCGACTACGCGATCCACTACTTCCCGGAGGCCGCGTACGACCCCTCGGGCATGGAGCTGTTCGAGCGCGAGGTCATCCCGGCGCTGTCCTGAGTCAGCGCCGATCGCGCGTCGGCTCGCGGCTCCCCCAGTCGGCGATCGGCCCGCCGTTCGGCCCGTGCGCGCGGACGAAGGCGGCGTGCACCCGCTCGCAGGCGATCTTGAGCGAGGTCGCCCACCCGATGACCTCGCCGCGGTACACGGTCTTGTAGCGCACGTCGGCGCCGTTCATGACGCGGCGGATCTCGATCTGGCCGTACGCGCGGCCCTGCGCGTCGAGCATGCGCCACGTGCCCGTGGGCCCTTCGACCGCGCTC
This genomic interval carries:
- a CDS encoding PfkB family carbohydrate kinase, with product MTGRVVVVGDALIDELRDDTGVREFVGGAALNVAVGLSRLGVPATLIAMVGDDEAGDHIRSYLRDFGVDLIETPSLHGSSRAVSTRTGGGEPTYVFNEAAQKRRVRFGEAERTALADAPFAVVSCFPFDDVAQTLEFAEAVRDAGTRLAIDPNPRSGMMSDRAEFLRGFESLAAGAALVKVGEDDATLLYGEPLDALRARLVDLGVEAVLATQGSAGAAIEAGPDVVTRPISSLPGRIVDTMGGGDAAFATTVAGLIENPPSDADAWGALLEHAMDVAAATCRFEGALLRLPSSVEGIDLDRIGT
- a CDS encoding FBP domain-containing protein produces the protein MRPLTEDDVRATFVNAGPDDLKLVALPPDFLLTDWDHLDFFAWRDPRTRGRGYLIAEVEGEPTGIVLRAAEGNPRARSAMCNLCHTMQPADQVTLFTARKAGASGHHGDSVGTYICRDLSCHENVRLAAPLAPSEVRGSVDLKIDGTRRRTEAFVGRVLEGVAA
- a CDS encoding sugar ABC transporter permease; translation: MAPSPKVVKPARRRRFGKWFRDTGWRHVVAIVGSIFAIFPLVYVLSASLNANGTLTGSNQLFSSISLESYVRMLTNPQVPYAQWFLNTMIVALVTGFSMVFIGALAAYAFSRMRFSGRRVGLITIVVVQMFPQMLAVVAIFLMFSAISDWFPAIGLNTLSGLILIYLGGALGVNTYLMYGFFNTIPRELDEAAKIDGAGHARIFFTIILRLVAPILAVVGLLSFIGLINEYMIASVLLIDPEKQTLVVGLTKLVSNPRYADWSAFSAGAVMAAIPVVIVFLLLQKYIVGGLTAGATKG
- a CDS encoding ABC transporter permease subunit codes for the protein MTDTLQAETAEKTPTPRQRSAARIADAAGGRLRWVALKIALLAIVDAVALYAVFVLFLHNEWLVLTLVTAVTILVNWIYFSRRAIPAKYLTPGIILLVVFQIFTLTYTAYIGFTNYGTGHNGTKDQAIASLMRSSLVRVEDSPTFEVTVVERVGELGLLVTDPTDGEASLGTNQKPLEPVDATMEGGKAVAVDGWTSLTFAEVLGRSTEVEQLAVPYSSDPNDGAIRTQDGQKGYLYTSTLVYDADADTMTDTATGTVYTDTGEGAFTSESGEQLLPGWQVFVGFDNFVRAITDASIRGPLIAVTLWTFVFAIVSVASTFFLGLLLAMLFQNKRMRFKNGYRIMLILPYAFPAFLGALVWAGMMNKSFGFINQVLLGGAEIPWLTDPWMAKFSVLLVNLWLGFPYMFLVCMGALQGIPEEVNEAGVMDGASPWQIFRRIKLPLLLVTVAPILIASFAFNFNNFNLIYMLTGGGPRFEDATIPVGHTDLLISMVYKVAFTGQNRDYGLASAFTILIFIVVAVIAIISFRRTKALEELS
- a CDS encoding maltose ABC transporter substrate-binding protein, whose product is MKVNKKSWLALGGVVAVTVGLAGCAGTASDPKATDSSSSTLTVWVDSERVDALKGAADAYTEKTGVKVDLVGKDVSKIKDDFIQQAPTGKGPDVVMGAHDWLGELSTNGVVAPIELGDSASGYLPVALQASTYDGTVYMLPYAVENIAILRNADIIAEPATSFDDMISKGQAAGLATPFVVEQGTEGNPYHLYPFQTAFGAPVFGTDAEGNYDPTDLQMGDPGGFEFANWLGAQGAAGNFNTDIDGDIAKTKFLSGEAAFWLTGPWNVSAATDAGINVAIDPIPSPTSAPAQPFAGVKGFFVSSESDNKVAANDFLVNYIGTEDVQLDLFKAGNVLPALTAAADTAASDPIIAGFQAVGADAVPMPAIPAMGSVWQYWGIAEAAIINGADPTTTWQKLVDDVSAAIK
- a CDS encoding YajQ family cyclic di-GMP-binding protein, which translates into the protein MADSSFDIVSKIDRQEADNALNQARKEVEQRYDFKGTDASIEWSGEQILIKANSEERAKAVLDVFQSKLIKRGISLKSLDSGEPVASGKEYRITSSLKEGISQENAKKIGKIIRDEGPKSVKSQIQGDELRVQSKSRDDLQEVQRLLKAADLDVDLQFVNYR
- a CDS encoding SDR family oxidoreductase, yielding MTDMYTAQDPTSQYPRPPFPPQQQEGPGDIRKMDPAPDHGEKSYIGKGRLPGRKALITGADSGIGRAVAIAFAREGADVALSYLPVEQEQAEEVAELIRAEGRTAVLLPGDLQEESVDEQVVTQAVDELGGLDILVINAGTMPTVDSIDDFETKTLDHVLEANIYPLFWLTKAASPHLEPGAAIIATSSVQGFHPSPSLAEYAVSKAGIANWVRAMGQQLIERGIRVNGVAPGPVWTPLQPAFVPNEKIEEFGAQTPMGRAGQPVELAPAFVFLASQEASYVVGETIAVTGGMPVH
- a CDS encoding glycoside hydrolase family 15 protein encodes the protein MSSSGDQTHGAVPPLRSYAPIGDGRTVALIGLRGQVDWMPIPDLDSLPVFARLLDDETGGCIELAPVEEFTVKRRYVAETNVLRTTFTTARGTATVTDALVTGIAGRLPWAELARRIDGVSGDVTFAWRVAPGTALGTASPWIERTERGPIIRTGDTTIAVTGSDHGPRARRSDAPAAVELAGRFTTSADSRHLLIVVATHDEPLHIPVAENVDRSIDRTIAGWRTWSREFAYEGPWSSAVQRSALALKLLIFSPTGAIAAAATTSLPESPRGGKNWDYRFAWIRDLAYTAHALVGFGLREETHAAISWLVRTIRENGPELHVFYGLDGSVPAGVHEYDAPGWNLIRPVVTGNPAQGQLQLGVYSDLFAICRTYVDAGNVLDVATARMLTQVADRVCDVWRNPDSGMWELAEQRHYTSSRMGCWQALRDAVHLAHAGQLDGSAERWGAEQARIADWIHQNCWSADRRSYVMHPGTDDLDASVLLHAMSGFDRGERMSQTIDALTTELGSGAHLFRYSGVKREEFPFVACSFWRVAALACVGRGDEARTLMDALVADANDVGILAEMIDPATGDFWGNLPQALSHLALITAALAVRDLTEREE
- a CDS encoding LLM class F420-dependent oxidoreductase; this encodes MRFGTFIPQGWRFDLVGIDPAEHWAVMNGLAERADAGPWESLWVYDHFHTTPVPSDQATHEAWTLMAAFAASTSRIRLGQMCTCMGYRNPAYLAKVAATVDIISGGRAEMGIGGGWYEHEWRAYGYGFPEIPQRLRMLREGVDIMHQAWTTGSATLDGRHYQVDGAIVRPLPLQEGGIPLWIAGGGEKVTLKIAAQYASYTNFAGSLDDIDRKSAVLRGHCDAIGRDFAEITRSSNFNTIVGTTEAEARERLAIVKERLVPHVGHERADHIERDYLDSPAFGSTEQVAERLAERRRHGIDYAIHYFPEAAYDPSGMELFEREVIPALS